In the genome of Streptomyces pactum, one region contains:
- a CDS encoding alpha/beta fold hydrolase — MTTASANGIAIGYDDLGPRTCAVPLLLVHGHPFDRSMWRPQLQAAAAAGHRVIAPDLRGYGESTVVPGSTPFPVFATDLAALLDGLGIGEVALGGLSMGGQIVMEFQRLFPGRVRGLLLADTAAEPETADGRAWRRAMADRLLREGMAPYADEVLTKMVAPRTVETMPDVATHVRLMMGGTPPEGAAAALRGRAERPDYRPVLAGVTVPTLVVVGADDEFTPVEDARTLHRLVAGSRLRVVEGAAHMPNLERPAEFNAAMLEFLDEVAAASTARRSGPPAGAAGAGAGAAGATG; from the coding sequence ATGACCACGGCGTCCGCGAACGGAATCGCCATCGGCTACGACGACCTGGGCCCCCGCACCTGCGCGGTGCCGCTGCTGCTGGTCCACGGGCACCCCTTCGACCGCTCCATGTGGCGCCCCCAGCTCCAGGCGGCCGCTGCGGCGGGGCACCGCGTCATCGCCCCGGACCTGCGCGGCTACGGCGAGTCCACGGTGGTGCCGGGCAGCACCCCGTTCCCGGTGTTCGCCACCGACCTGGCCGCGCTCCTGGACGGCCTGGGCATCGGGGAGGTGGCGCTGGGCGGGCTGTCGATGGGCGGGCAGATCGTCATGGAGTTCCAGCGCCTCTTCCCCGGGCGGGTGCGCGGGCTGCTGCTCGCGGACACCGCCGCCGAGCCGGAGACGGCGGACGGACGCGCCTGGCGGCGGGCGATGGCCGACCGGCTGCTGCGCGAGGGCATGGCGCCGTACGCCGACGAGGTGCTGACGAAGATGGTGGCGCCCCGCACCGTCGAGACGATGCCGGACGTGGCCACCCATGTGCGGCTGATGATGGGCGGCACCCCGCCGGAGGGGGCCGCCGCGGCGCTGCGGGGCCGCGCCGAGCGCCCGGACTACCGGCCGGTGCTGGCCGGGGTCACCGTGCCGACGCTGGTGGTGGTCGGCGCGGACGACGAGTTCACGCCGGTGGAGGACGCACGGACGCTGCACCGGCTGGTCGCGGGCTCCCGGCTGCGGGTGGTGGAGGGCGCGGCGCACATGCCGAACCTGGAGCGGCCGGCGGAGTTCAACGCGGCCATGCTGGAGTTCCTCGACGAGGTGGCCGCGGCGTCGACCGCACGGCGGTCCGGCCCGCCGGCCGGCGCGGCCGGGGCAGGCGCGGGGGCGGCCGGCGCGACCGGCTGA
- a CDS encoding S8 family peptidase produces the protein MAVKRVNRRTTSTTHLPRTTSARSAALVAVAAATVLGALTAVPAGAAPAEGTVVGAGSPDAVPGSYIVTLDDAAGVRSASAAGRNLIAGYGGTVRHTYRAALNGYAVRLTEGQARRLAADPAVDQVIQDTRVTATATQTDPPSWGLDRIDQANLPLDRRYTYPDDAGAGATVYVIDTGVRISHSDLAGRAVNGYDAVDGDNVAQDGNGHGTHVATTAAGTRYGVAKKARVVAVRVLDNQGSGTTAQVVAGIDWVTRNHSGPSVANLSLGGGPSTALDTAVKNSIASGVTYAVAAGNSNQNAENFSPARVPEALTVGATTNTDARSSFSNYGPRLDLFAPGSQITAGWHTSDTATNTISGTSMAAPHVAGAAAVHLSGHPSATPAQVSAALVNGATPGKVTNPGTGSPNRLLRIVP, from the coding sequence ATGGCAGTGAAGCGTGTCAACCGACGCACCACCAGCACCACGCACCTCCCCCGCACCACCTCCGCGCGGTCCGCGGCGCTCGTCGCGGTGGCGGCGGCCACCGTCCTCGGCGCCCTGACCGCGGTCCCCGCGGGCGCCGCGCCGGCCGAGGGCACGGTCGTCGGCGCCGGCTCGCCCGACGCCGTCCCGGGCAGCTACATCGTCACCCTGGACGACGCGGCCGGCGTCCGCTCCGCCTCGGCGGCGGGCCGGAACCTGATCGCCGGGTACGGCGGCACGGTGCGGCACACCTACCGCGCCGCGCTCAACGGCTACGCCGTCCGGCTCACCGAGGGCCAGGCCCGCCGGCTGGCCGCCGACCCGGCGGTGGACCAGGTGATCCAGGACACCCGGGTCACCGCCACCGCCACCCAGACGGACCCGCCGTCCTGGGGCCTGGACCGGATCGACCAGGCCAACCTGCCGCTGGACCGCCGGTACACCTATCCCGACGACGCCGGCGCGGGCGCCACCGTGTACGTCATCGACACCGGTGTCCGGATCAGCCACTCCGACCTGGCCGGGCGGGCCGTCAACGGCTACGACGCGGTGGACGGCGACAACGTCGCGCAGGACGGCAACGGCCACGGCACGCACGTCGCCACCACCGCGGCCGGCACCCGGTACGGCGTGGCCAAGAAGGCCAGGGTCGTCGCCGTCCGGGTGCTGGACAACCAGGGCTCGGGCACCACCGCGCAGGTGGTCGCGGGCATCGACTGGGTCACCCGGAACCACAGCGGCCCGTCGGTGGCGAACCTGTCGCTGGGCGGCGGCCCGAGCACCGCCCTGGACACCGCGGTGAAGAACTCCATCGCCAGCGGCGTGACCTACGCGGTGGCGGCCGGCAATTCCAACCAGAACGCCGAGAACTTCTCCCCGGCCCGGGTCCCGGAGGCCCTCACCGTCGGCGCCACCACCAACACCGACGCCCGGTCCAGCTTCTCCAACTACGGCCCCCGGCTGGACCTGTTCGCCCCCGGCTCCCAGATCACCGCCGGGTGGCACACCTCCGACACCGCCACCAACACCATCTCCGGCACCTCGATGGCCGCCCCGCACGTGGCCGGCGCCGCCGCCGTCCACCTCTCCGGGCACCCCTCGGCCACCCCGGCACAGGTGTCCGCCGCACTGGTGAACGGCGCCACCCCGGGCAAGGTGACCAACCCGGGCACCGGCTCGCCGAACCGGCTGCTGCGGATCGTGCCCTGA
- a CDS encoding IucA/IucC family protein — MPPSRTALAPADHVVSHTLLNCLLREVSQPERHTAVHDGHLLVRLPCSGVLLRVALRRTSLIGAHRFTGPVAERTCGGEWARVSWHALARHIHRELRLRTGVANDEFLAQVASSHAGVQAALERHRTPAGDPAAAGDDTPDPGTDPYLASERSLLFGHRFHPTPKARTGSAEQWRRYAPEAAARFPLRHLAVRREHVREEAATAGALAVLDRQRPVPDGYRLLPAHPWQYAMLRDHPVLRAALDRGTVLDLGAGGPEFAPTASVRTLYDGRDFLKFSLQVRITNCLRKNAEYELAGAVALTRLLEPVATSLADRFHGCELLREPAYRTLDLGSRHLLEGLGVIVREGLAVRLRPGLTALLAAAVADEYPTGPAHVSRLLEDAGPRETLTWWETYLRLLVPPVLAAYFDHGVVLEPHLQNVVVGVDAAGTPRQVLLRDLEGTKLLATHHRAALAALPPAVARPLTYDPARGWDRVVYCLLVNHLAELLAALADLHPALEPALWAAVRRELAARAAAHGRPPRLTALLAGAPLPAKANLLTRWRRKADREAGYVRIGSPLGPGPLPEAHPATPAGTRTTADG; from the coding sequence ATGCCCCCGTCCCGGACGGCCCTGGCCCCCGCCGACCACGTCGTCAGCCACACCCTCCTCAACTGCCTGCTGCGGGAGGTGTCCCAGCCCGAGCGCCACACCGCCGTGCACGACGGCCACCTGCTGGTGCGCCTGCCGTGCAGCGGGGTGCTGCTCCGCGTCGCGCTCCGCCGCACCTCGCTGATCGGCGCCCACCGGTTCACCGGCCCGGTCGCCGAACGGACCTGCGGCGGGGAGTGGGCGCGGGTGAGCTGGCACGCCCTGGCCCGGCACATCCACCGCGAACTGCGGCTGCGCACCGGGGTCGCCAACGACGAGTTCCTCGCCCAGGTCGCCTCCAGCCACGCGGGCGTGCAGGCCGCCCTGGAACGGCACCGGACCCCGGCCGGCGACCCGGCGGCGGCCGGGGACGACACCCCGGACCCCGGCACCGACCCGTACCTGGCGTCCGAACGGTCGCTGCTGTTCGGGCACCGCTTCCACCCGACCCCCAAGGCCCGGACCGGCAGCGCCGAACAGTGGCGCCGCTACGCCCCCGAGGCCGCCGCCCGCTTCCCCCTGCGCCACCTCGCCGTCCGCCGGGAGCACGTCCGGGAGGAGGCCGCCACCGCGGGCGCGCTCGCCGTGCTGGACCGGCAGCGCCCGGTGCCCGACGGGTACCGGCTGCTGCCGGCGCACCCCTGGCAGTACGCCATGCTCCGCGACCACCCGGTGCTGCGCGCCGCGCTGGACCGCGGCACCGTCCTGGACCTCGGGGCCGGCGGGCCGGAGTTCGCCCCGACCGCCTCGGTGCGCACCCTCTACGACGGGCGGGACTTCCTGAAGTTCAGCCTCCAGGTGCGCATCACCAACTGCCTGCGGAAGAACGCCGAGTACGAGCTGGCCGGGGCGGTCGCGCTGACCCGGCTGCTGGAACCGGTCGCCACCTCGCTCGCCGACCGCTTCCACGGCTGCGAACTGCTCCGCGAACCGGCGTACCGCACCCTGGACCTGGGCAGCCGCCACCTGCTCGAAGGGCTCGGCGTCATCGTGCGGGAAGGGCTCGCCGTCCGGCTGCGGCCCGGCCTGACCGCCCTGCTGGCCGCCGCCGTCGCCGACGAGTACCCCACCGGCCCGGCGCACGTCTCCCGCCTGCTGGAGGACGCCGGGCCGCGCGAGACCCTCACCTGGTGGGAGACGTACCTGCGGCTGCTGGTGCCGCCGGTGCTCGCCGCCTACTTCGACCACGGCGTGGTCCTCGAACCCCACCTGCAGAACGTGGTCGTCGGCGTGGACGCGGCCGGCACCCCCCGGCAGGTCCTGCTGCGCGACCTGGAGGGCACCAAGCTGCTGGCCACCCACCACCGGGCCGCGCTCGCCGCACTGCCCCCGGCCGTGGCCCGCCCGCTCACCTACGACCCGGCGCGCGGCTGGGACCGGGTCGTGTACTGCCTGCTCGTCAACCACCTCGCGGAGCTGCTCGCCGCCCTCGCCGACCTGCACCCCGCGCTGGAACCGGCGCTGTGGGCCGCGGTCCGCCGGGAACTGGCCGCGCGCGCCGCGGCGCACGGGCGGCCCCCGCGGCTCACCGCGCTGCTCGCCGGCGCGCCGCTGCCCGCCAAGGCCAACCTGCTCACCCGCTGGCGGCGGAAGGCGGACCGGGAGGCCGGCTACGTGCGCATCGGCAGCCCCCTGGGACCCGGCCCGCTCCCGGAGGCACACCCCGCCACCCCAGCGGGTACGCGCACCACGGCGGACGGCTGA
- a CDS encoding aminotransferase-like domain-containing protein, whose translation MTEDYLSAADAVARDIEAGRLRPGDRLPTQRAFARAHGIANSTAARVYRELTRRGLVVGEVGRGTFVRADPPAAGPALAEPAGRRVDLELNYPLVEGQAHLLAAGLRPLLRPDLLGAALRPVGAAGTAAAREAVAGLLTRTGWRPAPDRVLFAGNGRQAIAAAVAALVPPGGRLAVEELTYPVLKAVAARLGVTLVPLATDADGVRPEALAAACRAGRPAAVYLQPTLHNPLATTVPPARRAELADALERLDLYAIEDTIWAFLSDGPPPLAALAPDRTVLIDSLSKRLAPGLTAGFAVTPPGLTERYAAALRSGGWTVSRFALEAAVRWIGDGTVDRIVRAKRHDAAVRQRIAATRLAGHTLRTDPAAYFCWWELPAPWRAETFVAAAARRGIAVAPAAAFVVGAGRAPGAVRLGLASPPPEVLAAALDTLGALARRAPEDVGIY comes from the coding sequence TTGACGGAGGATTACCTGAGCGCGGCCGACGCGGTCGCCCGGGACATCGAGGCCGGACGGCTCCGCCCCGGCGACCGGCTCCCCACCCAGCGGGCCTTCGCCCGGGCCCACGGCATCGCCAACTCCACCGCCGCCCGCGTCTACCGGGAACTGACCCGCCGCGGCCTGGTGGTCGGCGAGGTCGGCCGGGGCACCTTCGTCCGCGCCGACCCGCCGGCGGCCGGCCCGGCGCTCGCCGAACCGGCCGGCCGGCGGGTGGACCTGGAGCTCAACTACCCCTTGGTGGAGGGCCAGGCGCACCTGCTCGCCGCCGGCCTGCGGCCGCTGCTCCGCCCCGACCTGCTGGGTGCCGCGCTCCGCCCGGTGGGGGCGGCCGGCACCGCCGCCGCCCGCGAGGCGGTGGCCGGTCTGCTCACCCGGACCGGCTGGCGGCCGGCGCCCGACCGCGTGCTGTTCGCCGGGAACGGGCGGCAGGCCATCGCCGCCGCGGTCGCCGCCCTGGTGCCGCCCGGCGGCCGGCTCGCCGTGGAGGAGCTGACCTACCCAGTGCTCAAGGCCGTCGCCGCCCGCCTGGGGGTGACCCTGGTCCCGCTGGCCACGGACGCCGACGGGGTGCGCCCCGAGGCGCTGGCCGCCGCCTGCCGGGCGGGCCGGCCGGCCGCCGTCTACCTCCAGCCCACCCTGCACAACCCGCTGGCCACCACGGTGCCCCCGGCACGCCGCGCCGAACTCGCCGACGCCCTGGAACGGCTGGACCTGTACGCGATCGAGGACACCATCTGGGCCTTCCTGTCCGACGGGCCGCCGCCGCTGGCCGCCCTCGCCCCCGACCGGACCGTCCTGATCGACAGCCTCTCCAAACGGCTGGCGCCCGGTCTCACCGCCGGGTTCGCCGTCACCCCGCCCGGGCTGACCGAGCGGTACGCGGCCGCGCTGCGCTCCGGCGGCTGGACCGTCAGCCGGTTCGCCCTGGAGGCGGCGGTCCGCTGGATCGGTGACGGCACCGTGGACCGGATCGTCCGCGCCAAGCGGCACGACGCGGCGGTCCGGCAGCGGATCGCCGCCACCCGGCTGGCCGGCCACACCCTGCGCACCGACCCGGCCGCCTACTTCTGCTGGTGGGAGCTGCCCGCGCCGTGGCGGGCCGAGACGTTCGTGGCCGCCGCGGCCCGGCGGGGCATCGCGGTCGCCCCGGCCGCCGCGTTCGTGGTCGGCGCGGGCCGGGCGCCCGGCGCGGTCCGGCTGGGGCTCGCCTCACCGCCACCGGAGGTGCTCGCCGCCGCGCTGGACACCCTGGGCGCCCTCGCCCGCCGTGCGCCGGAGGACGTCGGCATCTACTGA
- a CDS encoding GNAT family N-acetyltransferase, whose protein sequence is MTLIVRDFRVADAEAVAEARRAAWPYGVSTAEGVAWEVAHAPAGRRHRLLVAEAGGTVVGTAATGMCTAGGAAGHAFAEVRVHPAHRRRGVGTALLHHAEEHLAGLGTTAVHIRTLDERPCVTFAERRGYRRAAGYRFWRLDPAAAAPAAPRVPPGVELRTAADLAGDPRGWHTAETEVARGRPGGVDGGRTRVAGATRSTRSG, encoded by the coding sequence ATGACGTTGATCGTGCGCGACTTTCGCGTGGCAGACGCCGAAGCGGTGGCCGAAGCACGCCGCGCCGCGTGGCCGTACGGGGTGAGCACCGCAGAGGGCGTCGCGTGGGAAGTGGCGCACGCCCCGGCCGGACGGCGCCACCGCCTCCTGGTCGCCGAGGCCGGCGGGACGGTGGTGGGCACCGCCGCCACCGGGATGTGCACCGCGGGCGGCGCGGCCGGACACGCCTTCGCCGAGGTGCGGGTGCACCCCGCGCACCGGCGCCGGGGCGTCGGCACCGCGCTGCTGCACCACGCCGAGGAGCACCTCGCCGGGCTGGGCACCACCGCCGTCCACATCCGGACGCTCGACGAACGGCCGTGCGTCACCTTCGCCGAGCGCCGGGGCTACCGGCGCGCCGCGGGCTACCGGTTCTGGCGGCTGGATCCGGCCGCCGCCGCGCCCGCCGCCCCCCGGGTGCCGCCGGGGGTGGAGCTGCGCACCGCGGCCGACCTCGCCGGTGACCCGCGGGGGTGGCACACCGCCGAGACCGAGGTGGCCCGGGGCCGGCCGGGCGGGGTGGACGGGGGGCGCACGAGGGTTGCGGGGGCTACGCGGAGTACGAGGAGTGGCTGA
- a CDS encoding GNAT family N-acetyltransferase — MAHRRDRGGPGPAGRGGRGAHEGCGGYAEYEEWLTAEWGRPDRSPELSSVALVDGAVAAYSAVYRDGGRRVSVRTGVLPGERGRELAELTTAHALHRAAAAGCAEVFVGHDADDTALLDAARSLGLRPAAAGWRYVRELTV; from the coding sequence GTGGCACACCGCCGAGACCGAGGTGGCCCGGGGCCGGCCGGGCGGGGTGGACGGGGGGCGCACGAGGGTTGCGGGGGCTACGCGGAGTACGAGGAGTGGCTGACGGCCGAGTGGGGCCGCCCCGACCGCAGCCCGGAACTCTCCTCGGTGGCCCTGGTGGACGGGGCGGTGGCGGCGTACAGCGCGGTGTACCGCGACGGCGGCCGCCGGGTGTCGGTCCGGACCGGTGTGCTCCCCGGGGAGCGGGGGCGGGAGCTGGCGGAACTCACCACCGCCCACGCGCTGCACCGGGCCGCGGCGGCCGGCTGTGCCGAGGTCTTCGTCGGGCACGACGCCGACGACACCGCGCTGCTCGACGCCGCCCGGTCGCTCGGCCTGCGCCCCGCGGCGGCCGGCTGGCGCTACGTCCGCGAGCTGACGGTCTGA
- a CDS encoding type III PLP-dependent enzyme gives MITEQVAALAGELTDDQLPAYLHDMTDLAAHAGTVRAALPDRVELYYAVKANPAPEILRALAPHVTGYEVASAGELTHVRDTVPELPLAFGGPGKTEAELRLALETGVHRIHVESESELRLLAALAEQVPVRRPPEVLLRVNLPTGSGALDGAALTMGGRPTPFGLDPERLAGCLPLLAGSRLRLRGFHAHLASGLEAPAQLALAERIVTWARTAADRYGLPLDEVNIGGGMNVDYGRPERRFDWAGYGAGLAALADRHPGTVLRIEPGRALTGYCGWYVTEVLDVRHSAGEAFAVLRGGTHHLRTPAAKQHDHPFTVLLRNDWARPWPRPGVHGEPVTLTGQLCTPKDVFARRVPVGRVRAGDRVAFAVAGAYAWNISHHTFLMHPAPAFYFLG, from the coding sequence GTGATCACCGAACAGGTCGCCGCACTCGCCGGAGAGCTGACCGACGACCAGCTGCCGGCCTACCTGCACGACATGACCGACCTGGCGGCGCACGCCGGCACGGTGCGCGCCGCGCTGCCGGACCGCGTCGAGCTGTACTACGCGGTCAAGGCCAACCCCGCACCGGAGATCCTCCGCGCGCTCGCCCCGCACGTCACCGGGTACGAGGTGGCCTCGGCCGGCGAACTGACCCACGTCCGCGACACCGTCCCCGAACTCCCCCTCGCCTTCGGCGGGCCCGGCAAGACCGAGGCGGAGCTGCGGCTGGCGCTGGAGACCGGGGTGCACCGCATCCACGTGGAGAGCGAGTCCGAACTCCGCCTGCTGGCCGCCCTGGCGGAGCAGGTCCCGGTCCGCCGCCCACCCGAGGTGCTGCTCCGGGTCAACCTGCCCACCGGGTCCGGCGCCCTGGACGGCGCCGCGCTCACCATGGGCGGCCGGCCCACCCCCTTCGGCCTCGACCCGGAACGCCTGGCCGGCTGCCTGCCGCTGCTGGCCGGCAGCCGGCTGCGGCTGCGCGGCTTCCACGCCCACCTGGCCAGTGGCCTGGAGGCCCCGGCCCAGCTGGCGCTCGCCGAGCGGATCGTCACCTGGGCCCGGACCGCCGCCGACCGGTACGGGCTGCCGCTGGACGAGGTGAACATCGGCGGCGGCATGAACGTGGACTACGGCCGTCCGGAGCGGCGCTTCGACTGGGCCGGCTACGGCGCCGGGCTGGCCGCGCTCGCCGACCGGCACCCCGGCACGGTGCTGCGCATCGAACCCGGCCGTGCCCTCACCGGCTACTGCGGCTGGTACGTGACCGAGGTGCTGGACGTCCGGCACAGCGCCGGCGAGGCGTTCGCGGTGCTCCGCGGCGGCACCCACCACCTGCGCACCCCCGCCGCCAAACAGCACGACCACCCCTTCACCGTGCTGCTCCGCAACGACTGGGCCCGGCCCTGGCCCCGGCCGGGCGTCCACGGGGAACCGGTCACCCTCACCGGGCAGCTGTGCACCCCCAAGGACGTGTTCGCCCGCCGGGTCCCGGTCGGCCGGGTCCGGGCCGGGGACCGGGTGGCCTTCGCGGTGGCCGGCGCGTACGCGTGGAACATCTCGCACCACACGTTCCTGATGCACCCGGCCCCCGCGTTCTACTTCCTCGGCTGA
- a CDS encoding GNAT family N-acetyltransferase, producing MASDGTGAGRPGGDDARTGAAPGVLVRDFRPADADALVAVRRLVRPYHVMSPAGVAWQVAGAPAAQRFRMLVAEIDGRVVGCAGVGLAFDSSEPGQAFAHPMVHPRERGRGAGGALVAEAERYLTDLGATSLYTWAVTDDGSPGFAVRRGYRPLRVARYLRLDLRAAEPPAPAGPPPGVELCIAADLADDPRPFYRADVEATLDEPGDVPSDTLSYQDWLALYWSHPDFDRGLTTLAVAGGAVVAFATAHTDGEGGYLSAMTGTVRAHRGRGLAKLVKSHSLRLARAAGCAWAYTGNDTENGPMLAVNAWFGYRPAGAEQRFVTGLGG from the coding sequence ATGGCATCCGACGGGACAGGGGCCGGGCGGCCCGGTGGCGACGACGCGCGCACCGGCGCGGCGCCGGGGGTGCTGGTGCGGGACTTCCGTCCGGCGGACGCGGACGCCCTGGTCGCCGTCCGCCGTCTGGTGCGGCCGTACCACGTGATGAGCCCGGCCGGGGTGGCCTGGCAGGTCGCGGGGGCCCCGGCCGCGCAGCGGTTCCGGATGCTGGTCGCCGAGATCGACGGGCGGGTGGTGGGCTGCGCGGGCGTGGGGCTGGCCTTCGACAGCAGTGAGCCGGGGCAGGCGTTCGCCCATCCGATGGTGCACCCGCGGGAGCGGGGCCGGGGGGCGGGCGGCGCGCTGGTGGCGGAGGCCGAGCGGTATCTCACCGATCTGGGCGCCACCTCGCTCTACACCTGGGCGGTGACGGACGACGGCTCCCCCGGTTTCGCGGTCCGGCGCGGTTACCGGCCGCTGCGGGTGGCTCGTTACCTGCGGCTCGACCTGCGCGCCGCCGAGCCGCCCGCCCCGGCCGGCCCGCCGCCCGGGGTGGAGCTGTGCATCGCCGCCGACCTGGCCGACGACCCGCGGCCGTTCTACCGCGCGGACGTCGAGGCCACCCTGGACGAGCCGGGCGACGTGCCCAGCGACACGCTCTCCTACCAGGACTGGCTCGCGCTGTACTGGTCCCACCCCGACTTCGACCGTGGACTCACCACGCTCGCCGTCGCCGGCGGCGCGGTCGTCGCGTTCGCCACCGCGCACACCGACGGCGAGGGCGGGTACCTCTCGGCGATGACCGGTACGGTCCGCGCGCACCGGGGGCGCGGCCTGGCGAAGCTGGTGAAGAGCCACTCGCTCCGGCTGGCCCGGGCCGCCGGCTGCGCCTGGGCGTACACCGGCAACGACACGGAGAACGGTCCGATGCTCGCCGTCAACGCGTGGTTCGGGTACCGGCCGGCGGGCGCCGAGCAGCGCTTCGTGACCGGCCTCGGCGGCTGA
- a CDS encoding DUF5925 domain-containing protein, whose amino-acid sequence MDDNDSPADVLDALFLGRFATGEQPYARSHSVERVRSGVTLLPPGATVLRATRDADRSATLAAGDGWTVLVSRWTPGADVTVTAVDDELAERVLRQAVDGAADEPEPQPESVAMGFWYLSPRRGPYRSTRQVTAGTWEEIRGNYSAPVAEAMDGLVKLTPEDIAGRLLLLHGPPGTGKTSALRTLARSWRDWCQVDCVLDPELLFNDVGYLMEIAIGEDEGPAGGRWRLLLLEDCDELIRGEARHTAGQALSRLLNLTDGLLGQGRNVLVGVTTNEDLERLHPAVVRPGRCLARIEVGPLSRAEAVGWLGREEGVGRDGATLAELYALRRGGGPASVPAPSAAPDAGLYL is encoded by the coding sequence ATGGACGACAACGACTCGCCCGCCGACGTCCTGGACGCCCTGTTCCTGGGGCGCTTCGCCACCGGTGAGCAGCCGTACGCCCGCAGCCACTCGGTGGAGCGGGTGCGGTCCGGGGTGACGCTGCTGCCGCCGGGCGCCACGGTGCTCCGGGCCACCCGCGACGCCGACCGCAGCGCCACCCTGGCCGCGGGCGACGGCTGGACGGTGCTGGTGTCCCGCTGGACGCCGGGGGCCGACGTCACCGTGACCGCGGTCGACGACGAACTGGCCGAACGGGTGCTGCGGCAGGCCGTGGACGGCGCGGCGGACGAGCCGGAGCCGCAGCCGGAGAGCGTCGCCATGGGCTTCTGGTACCTCTCCCCCCGGCGCGGCCCGTACCGCAGCACCCGCCAGGTGACGGCCGGGACCTGGGAGGAGATCCGCGGCAACTACAGCGCGCCGGTGGCCGAGGCGATGGACGGCCTGGTGAAGCTCACGCCCGAGGACATCGCCGGCCGGCTGCTGCTCCTGCACGGCCCGCCCGGCACCGGCAAGACCTCCGCGCTGCGGACGCTGGCCCGCTCCTGGCGGGACTGGTGCCAGGTGGACTGCGTGCTCGACCCGGAGCTGCTCTTCAACGACGTCGGCTACCTGATGGAGATCGCCATCGGCGAGGACGAGGGGCCGGCCGGCGGCCGCTGGCGGTTGCTGCTCCTGGAGGACTGCGACGAGCTGATCCGCGGCGAGGCGCGGCACACCGCGGGCCAGGCCCTGTCCCGGCTGCTGAACCTCACCGACGGGCTGCTCGGCCAGGGGCGCAACGTCCTGGTCGGGGTGACCACCAACGAGGACCTGGAGCGGCTGCACCCGGCGGTGGTCCGGCCCGGCCGCTGCCTGGCCCGGATCGAGGTCGGTCCGCTCAGCCGCGCGGAGGCGGTCGGCTGGCTCGGCCGGGAGGAGGGCGTGGGCCGCGACGGGGCCACCCTCGCCGAGCTGTACGCGCTGCGCCGGGGCGGCGGACCGGCCTCGGTACCGGCGCCGTCCGCGGCCCCGGACGCCGGGCTGTACCTGTGA
- a CDS encoding GntR family transcriptional regulator, with product MALQITVHPDSATAPFEQVRAQIAEQARSGALPVGYRLPTVRGFAEELGLAANTVAKAYRALEADGVVETRGRNGTFVAAAGDAAAREAAEAAVAYARRAHRLGLDRTAALGAVQDALRAVYEER from the coding sequence GTGGCCCTGCAGATCACCGTCCACCCGGACTCGGCGACCGCCCCGTTCGAACAGGTCCGCGCCCAGATCGCGGAACAGGCCCGGTCGGGCGCGCTGCCGGTGGGGTACCGGCTGCCGACGGTACGCGGCTTCGCCGAGGAGCTCGGACTCGCCGCCAACACCGTGGCCAAGGCGTACCGCGCCCTGGAGGCGGACGGGGTGGTGGAGACCCGGGGCCGCAACGGCACCTTCGTCGCCGCCGCCGGGGACGCCGCCGCCCGGGAGGCGGCCGAGGCCGCGGTGGCCTACGCCCGGCGGGCGCACCGGCTGGGCCTGGACCGGACCGCCGCGCTCGGCGCGGTCCAGGACGCGCTGCGAGCGGTGTACGAGGAGCGGTGA